A part of Peromyscus maniculatus bairdii isolate BWxNUB_F1_BW_parent chromosome 10, HU_Pman_BW_mat_3.1, whole genome shotgun sequence genomic DNA contains:
- the Abraxas1 gene encoding BRCA1-A complex subunit Abraxas 1 isoform X2 gives MLKSFIQLTFRNIFHATGFLGEVNEHALKKILSNVKKTVVGWYKFRRHSDQIMTFREQLLHRNLQTHLSSPELVFLLLTPSIATESCSTHCLEHALYKPQTGLFHRVPLVVANLGMSDQLGYKTESASCTSTGFSRAVRTHSSQFFYEDGSLKEVHKINEMYAAIQEELKSICQKVEQSEREVEKLMMDVNRLKEVRKEQQAQIKAAGEKNVQNNPQENILLCQALRTFFPESEVLHSCVISLKNRHISQSGCNTNHHLDVAKLTLMVEYVHSPDTSPARATQTTKRKAVDTQDPWPVKKTRLLETESRPGTDSRSSHPNRTSSSSLDLDTEMGSTEEDGEYPRSPTF, from the exons ATGTTAAAGTCGTTTATACAATTG acattCAGAAATATATTCCATGCTACCGGCTTTTTAG GTGAAGTAAACGAACACGCACTGAAGAAAATTCTTTCAAATGTCAAAAAG ACTGTGGTGGGTTGGTACAAATTCCGTCGTCACTCGGATCAGATAATGACGTTTAGAGAGCAGTTGCTGCACAGAAACTTACAGACGCATCTTTCAAGCCCAGAGCTTGTTTTTCTGCTGTTAACACCaagcatagcaacagaaagctgtTCCACTCACTGCCTGGAGCACGCCTTATATAAACCTCAGACCGG GCTTTTTCATAGGGTACCTTTGGTGGTTGCCAATCTGGGAATGTCTGATCAACTGGGTTATAAAACAGAATCTGCTTCCTGTACGTCCACTGGCTTTAGCAGAGCAGTGAGAACACACAG ttctcAGTTTTTTTATGAAGATGGATCGTTAAAGGAGGTGCACAAGATAAATGAAATGTACGCTGCTATACAAGAAGAATTGAAG AGTATATGCCAAAAAGTTGAACAAAGTGAACGAGAAGTGGAGAAACTAATGATGGATGTAAACCGACTAAAAGAAGTTAGAAAAGAACAGCAAGCGCAGATTAAAGCAGCGG GAGAGAAGAATGTCCAAAACAACCCCCAGGAGAACATTCTTCTTTGTCAAGCTTTACGAACCTTTTTCCCAGAGTCTGAAGTTCTTCATTCTTGtgttatttctttgaaaaatagaCATATTTCTCAAAGTGGATGTAACACGAACCACCATCTTGATGTGGCTAAGCTGACCTTAATGGTGGAGTATGTTCACAGCCCTGACACTAGTCCAGCCCGTGCAACCCAGACGACTAAGCGTAAAGCTGTAGACACGCAGGACCCATGGCCTGTAAAGAAAACGCGACTGCTGGAGACAGAGAGCAGACCTGGGACAGACTCCCGAAGCAGTCACCCAAACAGAACGTCCTCAAGCAGCCTGGATCTGGACACAGAGATGGGGAGCACGGAGGAGGATGGAGAATATCCTCGCTCTCCCACGTTTTGA
- the Abraxas1 gene encoding BRCA1-A complex subunit Abraxas 1 isoform X1: MRRGGGGGGPDGGGGMEGESTVGLLSGFVLGALTFQHLNTDSDTEGFLLGEMKGEAKNSITDSQMDNVKVVYTIDIQKYIPCYRLFSFYNSLGEVNEHALKKILSNVKKTVVGWYKFRRHSDQIMTFREQLLHRNLQTHLSSPELVFLLLTPSIATESCSTHCLEHALYKPQTGLFHRVPLVVANLGMSDQLGYKTESASCTSTGFSRAVRTHSSQFFYEDGSLKEVHKINEMYAAIQEELKSICQKVEQSEREVEKLMMDVNRLKEVRKEQQAQIKAAGEKNVQNNPQENILLCQALRTFFPESEVLHSCVISLKNRHISQSGCNTNHHLDVAKLTLMVEYVHSPDTSPARATQTTKRKAVDTQDPWPVKKTRLLETESRPGTDSRSSHPNRTSSSSLDLDTEMGSTEEDGEYPRSPTF, translated from the exons ATGCGccgcggcggtggcggcggcggtccCGACGGAGGCGGCGGTATGGAGGGCGAGAGCACGGTGGGGCTGCTGTCCGGCTTCGTGCTGGGCGCGCTCACCTTCCAGCATCTCAACACCGACTCAGACACG gaAGGTTTTCTTCTTGGGGAAATGAAAGGTGAAGCCAAGAACAGCATTACTGATTCACAAATGGATAATGTTAAAGTCGTTTATACAATTG acattCAGAAATATATTCCATGCTACCGGCTTTTTAG ctTTTATAATTCTTTAGGTGAAGTAAACGAACACGCACTGAAGAAAATTCTTTCAAATGTCAAAAAG ACTGTGGTGGGTTGGTACAAATTCCGTCGTCACTCGGATCAGATAATGACGTTTAGAGAGCAGTTGCTGCACAGAAACTTACAGACGCATCTTTCAAGCCCAGAGCTTGTTTTTCTGCTGTTAACACCaagcatagcaacagaaagctgtTCCACTCACTGCCTGGAGCACGCCTTATATAAACCTCAGACCGG GCTTTTTCATAGGGTACCTTTGGTGGTTGCCAATCTGGGAATGTCTGATCAACTGGGTTATAAAACAGAATCTGCTTCCTGTACGTCCACTGGCTTTAGCAGAGCAGTGAGAACACACAG ttctcAGTTTTTTTATGAAGATGGATCGTTAAAGGAGGTGCACAAGATAAATGAAATGTACGCTGCTATACAAGAAGAATTGAAG AGTATATGCCAAAAAGTTGAACAAAGTGAACGAGAAGTGGAGAAACTAATGATGGATGTAAACCGACTAAAAGAAGTTAGAAAAGAACAGCAAGCGCAGATTAAAGCAGCGG GAGAGAAGAATGTCCAAAACAACCCCCAGGAGAACATTCTTCTTTGTCAAGCTTTACGAACCTTTTTCCCAGAGTCTGAAGTTCTTCATTCTTGtgttatttctttgaaaaatagaCATATTTCTCAAAGTGGATGTAACACGAACCACCATCTTGATGTGGCTAAGCTGACCTTAATGGTGGAGTATGTTCACAGCCCTGACACTAGTCCAGCCCGTGCAACCCAGACGACTAAGCGTAAAGCTGTAGACACGCAGGACCCATGGCCTGTAAAGAAAACGCGACTGCTGGAGACAGAGAGCAGACCTGGGACAGACTCCCGAAGCAGTCACCCAAACAGAACGTCCTCAAGCAGCCTGGATCTGGACACAGAGATGGGGAGCACGGAGGAGGATGGAGAATATCCTCGCTCTCCCACGTTTTGA
- the Abraxas1 gene encoding BRCA1-A complex subunit Abraxas 1 isoform X3 translates to MTFREQLLHRNLQTHLSSPELVFLLLTPSIATESCSTHCLEHALYKPQTGLFHRVPLVVANLGMSDQLGYKTESASCTSTGFSRAVRTHSSQFFYEDGSLKEVHKINEMYAAIQEELKSICQKVEQSEREVEKLMMDVNRLKEVRKEQQAQIKAAGEKNVQNNPQENILLCQALRTFFPESEVLHSCVISLKNRHISQSGCNTNHHLDVAKLTLMVEYVHSPDTSPARATQTTKRKAVDTQDPWPVKKTRLLETESRPGTDSRSSHPNRTSSSSLDLDTEMGSTEEDGEYPRSPTF, encoded by the exons ATGACGTTTAGAGAGCAGTTGCTGCACAGAAACTTACAGACGCATCTTTCAAGCCCAGAGCTTGTTTTTCTGCTGTTAACACCaagcatagcaacagaaagctgtTCCACTCACTGCCTGGAGCACGCCTTATATAAACCTCAGACCGG GCTTTTTCATAGGGTACCTTTGGTGGTTGCCAATCTGGGAATGTCTGATCAACTGGGTTATAAAACAGAATCTGCTTCCTGTACGTCCACTGGCTTTAGCAGAGCAGTGAGAACACACAG ttctcAGTTTTTTTATGAAGATGGATCGTTAAAGGAGGTGCACAAGATAAATGAAATGTACGCTGCTATACAAGAAGAATTGAAG AGTATATGCCAAAAAGTTGAACAAAGTGAACGAGAAGTGGAGAAACTAATGATGGATGTAAACCGACTAAAAGAAGTTAGAAAAGAACAGCAAGCGCAGATTAAAGCAGCGG GAGAGAAGAATGTCCAAAACAACCCCCAGGAGAACATTCTTCTTTGTCAAGCTTTACGAACCTTTTTCCCAGAGTCTGAAGTTCTTCATTCTTGtgttatttctttgaaaaatagaCATATTTCTCAAAGTGGATGTAACACGAACCACCATCTTGATGTGGCTAAGCTGACCTTAATGGTGGAGTATGTTCACAGCCCTGACACTAGTCCAGCCCGTGCAACCCAGACGACTAAGCGTAAAGCTGTAGACACGCAGGACCCATGGCCTGTAAAGAAAACGCGACTGCTGGAGACAGAGAGCAGACCTGGGACAGACTCCCGAAGCAGTCACCCAAACAGAACGTCCTCAAGCAGCCTGGATCTGGACACAGAGATGGGGAGCACGGAGGAGGATGGAGAATATCCTCGCTCTCCCACGTTTTGA